A part of Mycolicibacterium sp. TUM20985 genomic DNA contains:
- a CDS encoding thiol-disulfide oxidoreductase DCC family protein — translation MTTAPAILLYDGTCGFCDGAVKFVLRVDRVGTMQFAALESDFGVAVRERHPELAGVDSVVYVEAPESAEERVLVRSEAALRVARYLGGPWRVLGAVAGLIPAPVRDFLYDRFAAVRYRVFGRVDACALPAPDVRARFIA, via the coding sequence GTGACTACTGCGCCGGCAATCCTCCTGTACGACGGCACCTGCGGGTTCTGTGACGGCGCAGTGAAGTTCGTTTTGCGGGTGGACCGGGTTGGCACGATGCAGTTCGCCGCGCTCGAGAGCGACTTTGGCGTGGCAGTTCGCGAGCGCCACCCGGAACTGGCCGGGGTGGACTCCGTGGTCTACGTCGAGGCCCCCGAGAGCGCCGAAGAACGGGTGCTCGTGCGCTCGGAGGCGGCCCTGCGCGTGGCCCGCTATCTCGGCGGCCCGTGGCGGGTTCTCGGGGCGGTCGCCGGCCTGATTCCCGCACCTGTCCGCGACTTCCTGTACGACCGATTCGCGGCCGTCCGCTACCGCGTATTCGGCCGAGTGGACGCCTGTGCGTTGCCGGCGCCGGACGTCCGAGCCCGGTTCATCGCCTAG